In Burkholderia sp. WP9, a genomic segment contains:
- a CDS encoding sodium:proton antiporter: protein MKGHAVWTGMGFAAALALAGWPQLASAATLDGATLSALWGLPFAGVLLSIAVFPLIAPAFWHHHFGKIAAAWALAFLVPFALTFGSGVAFGTLVHALLEEYIPFIVLLTALYTVAGGICVRGNLHGTPRLNTGILALGTLLASIMGTTGAAMLLIRPLLRANDNRKHVVHVVVFFIFLVANAGGSLSPLGDPPLFLGFLQGVSFFWTTTHLMLPMLFICGVLLIGFYALDSYYFHRREEERSRFLDPSPDSPLLGIDGKINFVLLAAVVGLVLMSGLWKPGVEFDVFGTHLALQNAVRDAALLGVTLLSLVLTPRTARAGNDFNWAPIEEVAKLFAGIFVTIAPVITILRAGEAGAFAGIVHLVNDASGQPHDLMYFWMTGLLSSFLDNAPTYLVFFNLAGGNAQTLMTTGATTLAAISAGAVFMGANTYIGNAPNFMVKAIAESRGVRMPGFFAYLGWSAAVLLPLFLVTGWLFF from the coding sequence ATGAAAGGACATGCCGTCTGGACGGGCATGGGGTTCGCGGCTGCATTGGCGCTGGCCGGCTGGCCGCAACTGGCGTCTGCCGCTACGCTCGATGGCGCCACTTTGTCGGCGCTGTGGGGACTGCCATTCGCAGGCGTGCTGCTGTCGATCGCGGTATTTCCGCTGATCGCGCCGGCGTTCTGGCATCACCATTTCGGCAAGATCGCGGCTGCCTGGGCGCTTGCGTTCCTCGTGCCGTTCGCGCTCACCTTCGGTTCAGGCGTCGCGTTCGGCACGCTCGTGCATGCGCTCCTCGAAGAATACATTCCGTTCATTGTGCTGCTAACGGCGTTGTACACCGTGGCGGGCGGCATCTGCGTGCGCGGCAATCTGCATGGCACGCCGCGTCTGAACACCGGAATTCTCGCGCTAGGCACGTTGCTGGCCAGCATCATGGGCACGACCGGCGCGGCCATGCTGCTGATCCGTCCATTACTGCGCGCCAACGACAATCGCAAGCACGTGGTTCATGTAGTCGTGTTCTTCATCTTCCTCGTGGCGAACGCGGGCGGCTCGCTCTCGCCGCTGGGCGACCCGCCGCTCTTTCTCGGTTTTTTGCAGGGCGTGAGCTTTTTCTGGACCACCACGCATCTGATGCTGCCCATGCTGTTCATTTGCGGCGTGCTGCTGATCGGGTTCTATGCGCTCGACTCGTACTACTTTCATCGGCGTGAGGAAGAGCGCTCGCGCTTTCTCGATCCCTCGCCTGACTCGCCGCTGCTCGGCATCGACGGCAAGATCAATTTCGTGCTTCTCGCCGCGGTAGTCGGGCTCGTGCTGATGAGCGGGCTATGGAAGCCGGGCGTGGAGTTCGACGTGTTCGGCACGCACCTCGCGCTGCAGAATGCCGTGCGCGATGCCGCGCTGCTCGGCGTCACGTTGCTTTCATTGGTGCTCACGCCGCGTACGGCGCGCGCGGGCAACGACTTCAACTGGGCGCCAATCGAAGAGGTGGCCAAGCTGTTCGCCGGCATCTTCGTGACGATCGCGCCGGTCATCACGATCCTGCGTGCCGGCGAGGCGGGCGCCTTTGCCGGCATCGTCCATCTGGTCAACGACGCATCGGGCCAGCCGCACGATTTGATGTACTTCTGGATGACCGGGCTGCTATCTTCGTTTCTCGACAATGCGCCGACCTACCTCGTGTTCTTCAACCTGGCCGGCGGCAACGCGCAGACGCTCATGACCACCGGCGCCACCACGCTCGCGGCGATCTCGGCTGGCGCGGTGTTCATGGGTGCGAACACGTATATCGGCAATGCGCCGAACTTCATGGTGAAGGCAATCGCGGAATCGCGCGGCGTGCGCATGCCGGGTTTTTTCGCGTATCTGGGCTGGTCCGCGGCGGTGTTGCTGCCGTTGTTCCTCGTGACCGGCTGGCTTTTTTTCTGA
- a CDS encoding D-glycerate dehydrogenase, with protein MQKILVARPIFPDVIERLKQYFDVDWNQGDVLSADELTRRLADKDGALTAGDPVGAGVLAAAPRLRVVSNMAVGYNNFDMAAFTAANVLGTNTPDVLNESTADFGWALMMAAARRIAESEHWLRAGKWQKWAYDGFLGSDLYGSTLGVVGMGRIGQALARRAKGFNMQVIYHNRSRVAPEIEAELNAEYASKEDLLRRADHVVLVLPYTKDNHHTIGAAELALMKPTATLTNIARGGIVDDAALVQALRSKQIAAAGLDVFEGEPNLNQDLLSVPNVVLTPHIASATEATRRAMANLAADNLIAGLGEGPRAGRPPNPINPEVIGKARS; from the coding sequence ATGCAGAAGATCCTCGTCGCCCGTCCAATCTTTCCTGACGTGATCGAACGGCTCAAACAGTATTTCGACGTCGACTGGAATCAGGGCGACGTATTGTCCGCCGACGAACTGACGCGTCGTCTCGCGGACAAGGACGGCGCGCTCACCGCGGGCGATCCGGTCGGCGCGGGCGTACTCGCGGCGGCGCCGCGTCTGCGCGTGGTGTCGAACATGGCGGTGGGCTACAACAATTTCGACATGGCCGCCTTCACCGCGGCCAATGTGCTCGGCACCAATACGCCGGACGTGTTGAACGAGTCGACGGCGGACTTCGGCTGGGCCCTGATGATGGCGGCGGCGCGCCGTATCGCCGAATCGGAGCACTGGCTGCGCGCGGGCAAATGGCAGAAGTGGGCGTATGACGGTTTTCTCGGCAGCGACCTGTACGGCTCGACGCTCGGCGTGGTCGGCATGGGCCGCATCGGCCAGGCGTTGGCGCGTCGTGCAAAGGGCTTCAACATGCAGGTGATCTATCACAATCGTTCGCGCGTCGCGCCGGAGATAGAAGCCGAGCTGAACGCGGAATACGCGTCGAAAGAGGACCTGTTGCGGCGTGCCGATCACGTCGTGCTCGTCCTTCCGTACACGAAGGATAACCATCACACGATCGGCGCCGCCGAACTCGCGCTGATGAAGCCGACCGCGACGCTCACCAACATCGCGCGCGGCGGCATTGTCGACGACGCGGCGCTCGTCCAGGCCTTGCGCTCGAAGCAGATCGCCGCCGCCGGTCTCGACGTGTTCGAAGGCGAGCCGAATCTGAACCAGGACTTGCTGAGCGTGCCGAATGTCGTGCTGACGCCGCACATTGCCAGCGCGACCGAAGCCACGCGCCGCGCCATGGCGAATCTCGCCGCGGACAATCTGATCGCGGGCCTGGGCGAAGGCCCGCGCGCGGGCCGGCCGCCGAATCCGATCAATCCCGAGGTCATCGGCAAGGCGCGTTCATGA
- the rmuC gene encoding DNA recombination protein RmuC, which produces MTMILVAAVAVLAVALVIALALLMRGHSRAQESEQFELLNERLDASTDAQAHAYERLERQLRNDITETARVSRTEQSSGFAHFQQTLAAQFSSMTTVQGGKIDGFAQQLDAVRHSLQAQAQQARDEQGRSLKQFGDTLSLQLGQLTEANDRRFAEVRATIEQRLKDIEANNSVKLEEMRRTVDEKLHATLEQRLGESFKLVSDRLEQVHRGLGEMQTLAAGVGDLKKVLTNVKTRGTWGEVQLEALLEQLLTADQYAKNIATVPRSTERVEFAIKLPGRAEQGGVATPVWLPIDAKFPREDYERLIEAQERADPVAVEEASRALEARIRAEARTIAEKYVSPPHTTDFALLFLPTEGLYAEVLRRPGLTDLLQRDYRVTIAGPTTLTALLNSLQMGFRTLAIEKRSSEVWQVLGAVKTEFGKFGDVLAKTKAQLETVTRSIEAAETRTRVMSRRLRDVEALPGEEASELLGDALSGAEPEEQ; this is translated from the coding sequence ATGACAATGATTCTGGTGGCGGCCGTCGCAGTGCTGGCGGTCGCATTGGTCATTGCGCTGGCCTTGCTGATGCGAGGCCACAGCCGCGCGCAAGAGAGCGAGCAGTTCGAACTGCTCAACGAGCGGCTGGACGCCTCGACCGACGCGCAAGCACACGCCTACGAGCGTCTCGAACGGCAACTGCGCAATGACATCACCGAGACCGCGCGGGTGTCGCGTACTGAACAGAGCAGCGGCTTCGCGCACTTTCAGCAGACGCTGGCGGCGCAGTTCAGCAGTATGACGACGGTGCAGGGCGGCAAGATCGACGGGTTCGCCCAGCAGCTCGACGCCGTGCGTCACAGTCTGCAGGCGCAGGCCCAGCAGGCGCGCGACGAGCAGGGCCGCTCGCTCAAGCAGTTCGGCGACACGCTGAGCCTGCAACTGGGGCAACTCACGGAGGCGAACGATCGCCGTTTCGCCGAGGTGCGCGCAACCATCGAACAGCGGCTGAAGGATATCGAGGCGAACAACTCGGTCAAGCTCGAGGAAATGCGCCGCACCGTCGACGAAAAACTGCACGCCACGCTCGAACAGCGTCTGGGTGAATCGTTCAAGCTCGTGTCCGACCGGCTCGAGCAGGTGCACCGCGGACTGGGCGAGATGCAGACGCTGGCGGCCGGTGTCGGCGACCTGAAGAAAGTGCTCACCAATGTGAAGACACGCGGTACGTGGGGCGAAGTGCAGCTGGAAGCGTTACTGGAGCAACTGCTCACCGCCGACCAGTACGCGAAGAACATTGCGACCGTGCCGAGAAGCACGGAGCGCGTCGAGTTTGCGATCAAGTTGCCCGGGCGCGCGGAGCAGGGCGGCGTGGCCACGCCGGTTTGGCTGCCCATCGACGCCAAGTTTCCGCGTGAAGACTACGAGCGTCTGATCGAAGCGCAGGAGCGCGCCGATCCGGTCGCGGTGGAAGAAGCCTCCCGCGCGCTCGAAGCGCGGATTCGCGCCGAGGCCCGCACGATTGCGGAGAAATACGTGTCGCCGCCACACACCACGGATTTCGCGTTGCTGTTCCTGCCGACCGAAGGCCTGTACGCGGAGGTGTTGCGCCGGCCGGGCCTGACGGACCTGCTGCAACGCGACTATCGCGTGACGATCGCCGGTCCGACTACGCTGACCGCATTGCTCAACAGTCTGCAGATGGGTTTTCGCACGCTCGCTATCGAAAAGCGGTCGAGCGAGGTGTGGCAGGTGCTCGGCGCGGTGAAAACTGAGTTCGGCAAATTCGGTGACGTGCTGGCGAAGACAAAGGCGCAACTGGAAACCGTCACGCGTTCTATCGAAGCGGCGGAAACGCGCACGCGTGTCATGAGCCGCAGACTGCGCGATGTCGAGGCATTACCGGGCGAGGAGGCGAGCGAGTTGCTCGGCGATGCGCTCTCGGGTGCGGAGCCCGAAGAGCAATGA
- a CDS encoding GNAT family N-acetyltransferase yields the protein MPATIRAATPADTSAIFALTYELAEFESLTHVFVATEEGLRDALFGARPSIEALVAESEGRIVGYALFFHNYSSFVGKRGLYLEDVYVQPSQRGSGLGTALIQRLAALAVERQCARFEWTVLDWNRQAISFYEKMGATVMPDWRVVRLTGDALEQLAAGARA from the coding sequence ATGCCCGCGACGATCCGCGCCGCCACGCCTGCCGACACCAGCGCGATCTTCGCGCTGACGTACGAGCTCGCGGAATTCGAAAGCCTCACGCACGTCTTCGTCGCAACCGAAGAGGGCTTGCGCGACGCGCTGTTCGGCGCGCGGCCTTCTATTGAAGCGCTGGTAGCGGAGAGCGAAGGACGCATCGTCGGCTATGCGCTGTTCTTCCACAATTACTCGAGTTTCGTCGGCAAGCGCGGACTGTATCTCGAAGACGTCTACGTACAACCCTCGCAACGCGGCAGCGGTCTGGGCACCGCATTGATTCAACGCCTCGCCGCCCTGGCGGTGGAACGGCAATGCGCGCGCTTCGAATGGACCGTGCTCGACTGGAACCGGCAGGCCATCAGCTTCTATGAAAAGATGGGCGCGACCGTCATGCCCGACTGGCGCGTGGTGCGCCTGACAGGTGACGCGCTTGAACAGCTGGCAGCGGGCGCGCGTGCCTGA
- the glp gene encoding gephyrin-like molybdotransferase Glp has product MTTPNEFSRCVAQYDPHALPVSAAQAIVRQWAAPVTATERVPLRDALDRVLAADIVSPIDVPSHDNSAMDGYAFKSAALATGGATVELTVAGKALAGHPFTGRVETTQCVRIMTGACMPADCDTVVPQEVVERDADSGSIRFAANAVAAGANRRLAGEDLARGHAALRSGRIMRASDLGLLASLGIGEINVKRRLRVAFFSTGDELRSLGEPLDAGCVYDSNRYTLFAMLRRLNIDTLDLGVVRDEPAAMEAALRSAAASADVVLTSGGVSVGEADFTKQLLQTFGDVAFWSLAMRPGRPLAFGRVWSGERPGLGLPALFFGLPGNPVAVMVTFYQIVREALLLMSGATPQPLPFIHALSRKAIRKRAGRTEFQRGVAEQDAHGQWHVTPTGSQSSGVLSSMSEANCFIVLGHDEGEIAQGERVAIMLFDGLI; this is encoded by the coding sequence ATGACCACGCCTAACGAATTCTCCCGCTGCGTCGCGCAGTACGATCCTCACGCGCTACCCGTGTCAGCCGCTCAGGCGATTGTTCGCCAGTGGGCCGCACCGGTCACGGCTACTGAACGCGTGCCCCTGCGCGATGCGCTCGACCGCGTGCTCGCGGCGGATATCGTGTCGCCAATCGACGTGCCTTCGCACGACAACTCCGCCATGGATGGCTACGCGTTCAAGAGCGCGGCACTCGCCACCGGCGGCGCCACCGTCGAGTTGACGGTGGCCGGCAAAGCGCTCGCCGGGCATCCGTTCACGGGCCGCGTCGAAACCACACAATGCGTGCGCATCATGACCGGCGCCTGCATGCCGGCCGACTGCGACACGGTCGTGCCGCAGGAGGTGGTCGAGCGCGACGCCGACTCGGGTTCGATCCGCTTCGCCGCCAACGCCGTGGCGGCCGGCGCGAACCGGCGTCTCGCCGGCGAAGATCTCGCGCGCGGCCACGCCGCACTGCGCTCGGGCCGTATCATGCGCGCGTCGGACCTTGGTTTGCTGGCCTCGCTCGGCATCGGCGAAATCAATGTCAAGCGGCGCTTGCGCGTGGCCTTCTTCTCCACCGGCGACGAATTGCGCTCGCTCGGCGAGCCGCTCGACGCGGGCTGCGTGTACGACAGCAATCGCTACACGCTGTTCGCCATGCTGCGGCGCCTGAACATCGACACGCTCGATCTCGGCGTGGTGCGCGACGAGCCCGCCGCGATGGAAGCCGCCTTGCGCAGCGCGGCGGCGAGCGCCGACGTGGTGCTCACCTCGGGCGGGGTTTCGGTCGGCGAGGCCGATTTCACCAAACAACTGCTGCAAACTTTCGGCGACGTCGCCTTCTGGAGTCTCGCCATGCGGCCGGGCCGGCCGCTCGCCTTCGGCCGCGTCTGGTCCGGCGAGCGACCCGGGCTCGGGCTTCCCGCGTTATTCTTCGGTTTGCCGGGCAATCCGGTCGCCGTGATGGTGACCTTCTATCAGATCGTGCGCGAGGCGCTGCTGCTGATGTCGGGCGCAACACCGCAACCGTTGCCGTTCATTCACGCCCTGAGCCGCAAAGCCATCCGCAAGCGCGCCGGCCGCACCGAGTTCCAGCGCGGCGTAGCCGAACAGGACGCGCACGGACAATGGCATGTCACGCCAACCGGCTCACAAAGTTCCGGCGTGCTGAGTTCGATGAGCGAAGCCAATTGCTTCATCGTGCTCGGGCACGATGAGGGCGAGATTGCGCAAGGGGAGCGCGTCGCGATCATGCTGTTCGACGGCCTCATCTAA
- the mobA gene encoding molybdenum cofactor guanylyltransferase MobA, translated as MRPTREHITGLLLAGGRATRMGGADKGLQTLHGEPLAGHVLKRLAPQTGALLISANRHAEAYAALGAPYGATVVADTLAGFPGPLAGLLAGLRAAGTGYVLSAPCDSPWLPADLAERLARALDSNGADIATVATSDAHGQLSLHPVFALLRTGLADDLAAFLEAGERKVRAWYARHKTEEVVFTDERAFYNINSLQELADLERD; from the coding sequence ATGAGACCGACGCGCGAACACATCACCGGCCTGTTGCTCGCGGGCGGACGCGCCACACGCATGGGCGGCGCCGACAAGGGGCTGCAAACGCTGCACGGCGAGCCGCTCGCCGGCCATGTGCTCAAGCGCCTCGCACCGCAAACCGGCGCGTTGCTCATCAGCGCCAATCGGCATGCCGAAGCTTACGCCGCACTCGGTGCGCCGTACGGCGCCACGGTCGTGGCCGATACGCTGGCCGGATTTCCGGGCCCGCTGGCAGGTCTGCTCGCGGGCTTGCGAGCAGCGGGAACCGGCTATGTGCTCAGCGCACCCTGCGACTCGCCGTGGCTTCCCGCCGACCTCGCCGAGCGTCTTGCGCGCGCGCTCGACTCGAACGGCGCCGATATCGCCACGGTCGCCACCTCCGACGCGCACGGTCAGTTGTCCCTGCACCCCGTTTTCGCACTGTTGCGCACGGGCCTCGCGGACGATCTGGCGGCCTTTCTGGAGGCCGGCGAGCGCAAAGTCCGCGCGTGGTACGCGCGCCACAAGACGGAGGAAGTCGTCTTTACCGACGAGCGCGCGTTTTACAATATCAATTCGCTACAAGAACTCGCCGACCTCGAACGTGATTGA
- the moaA gene encoding GTP 3',8-cyclase MoaA codes for MSRRIIPVADFSAVPVISGPVQTPSGALHDKLARPLRDLRISVTDRCNFRCVYCMPREVFDKDYTFLPHSDLLSFEEIERVARIFVAHGVEKIRLTGGEPLLRKNLEFLIDRLAQLTTPAGRPLDLTLTTNGSLLARKARSLKDAGLTRVTVSLDALDDTLFRRMNDADFAVADVLDGIAAAHAVGLAPVKVNMVVKRGTNDSEIVPMARHFKGSGAVLRFIEYMDVGTSNGWNMTEVLPSADVVTRIAEHFPLAPLEAHSAAETAQRWGYADGSGEIGVISSVTRAFCGSCTRARLSTEGKLYLCLFASSGHDLRALVRNGASDAGIATAIAEIWQGRGDRYSQLRGSNPADSGARDGRRVEMSYIGG; via the coding sequence ATGTCCCGACGCATCATCCCTGTTGCCGATTTCAGCGCTGTGCCGGTTATCAGCGGCCCCGTGCAGACGCCTAGCGGCGCGCTGCACGACAAGCTCGCGCGGCCGCTGCGCGACCTGCGCATTTCGGTCACGGATCGCTGCAATTTTCGGTGCGTCTACTGCATGCCGCGCGAGGTGTTCGACAAGGACTACACCTTTTTGCCGCACAGCGACCTGCTGAGCTTCGAGGAAATTGAACGGGTGGCGCGGATCTTCGTCGCGCACGGCGTCGAAAAAATCCGTCTGACGGGCGGCGAACCGTTGTTGCGCAAGAATCTCGAATTCCTGATCGACCGGCTCGCGCAACTTACCACGCCGGCGGGCCGTCCGCTCGATCTGACGCTGACCACCAACGGTTCGCTGCTGGCGCGCAAGGCGCGCAGCCTGAAAGACGCCGGTTTGACCCGCGTCACGGTGAGCCTGGACGCGCTCGACGACACGCTGTTTCGCCGCATGAACGACGCCGACTTCGCCGTCGCGGACGTGCTGGACGGCATTGCCGCCGCGCATGCGGTGGGGCTCGCGCCGGTCAAGGTGAACATGGTCGTCAAGCGTGGCACGAACGATAGTGAAATCGTGCCGATGGCGCGTCATTTCAAAGGCTCGGGCGCAGTGTTGCGCTTTATCGAATACATGGACGTCGGCACGTCGAACGGTTGGAACATGACCGAAGTGCTGCCGTCCGCCGACGTGGTCACACGCATCGCCGAGCACTTCCCGCTCGCGCCGCTCGAAGCGCACAGCGCCGCCGAGACCGCGCAGCGCTGGGGTTATGCGGACGGCAGCGGCGAAATCGGCGTGATTTCGAGCGTGACCCGGGCGTTTTGCGGCAGTTGCACGCGAGCGCGTCTGTCCACAGAAGGCAAGCTCTATCTGTGCCTGTTCGCGTCGTCGGGGCACGACCTGCGCGCACTGGTGCGCAACGGCGCGAGCGACGCCGGTATCGCCACCGCCATCGCCGAAATCTGGCAAGGCCGCGGCGACCGGTATTCGCAACTGCGCGGCAGCAACCCGGCCGATTCAGGCGCGCGCGACGGCCGTCGGGTCGAAATGTCGTACATCGGCGGCTGA
- a CDS encoding Rne/Rng family ribonuclease has translation MKRMLFNATQQEELRVAIVDGQKLIDIDIETAGREQRKGNIYKGIITRIEPSLEACFVNYGEDRHGFLPFKEVARQYFRDGVDMRSARIQDALREGQELIVQVEKEERGNKGAALTTFISLAGRYLVLMPNNPRGGGVSRRIEGDDRQELRETMAQLQLPEGMSIIARTAGIGRSAEELQWDLNYLMQLWRAIEAASQSGSNGQPMLIYLESSLVIRAIRDYFQPDIGEILIDTTEIHDQARAFMDIVMPDNVSKVKRYHDDVPLFSRFQIEHQIETAYSRTVPLPSGGAIVIDHTEALVAIDVNSARATKGADIEETAARTNLEAADEVARQLRLRDLGGLIVIDFIDMESAKSQREVEQRLKDALKHDRARVQMGKISRFGLMELSRQRLRPALSEGSHVTCPRCNGTGHIRDTESSALQVLRIIQEEAMKENTAAIHCQVPVEVTAFLLNEKRAEINKIESRFKVNVVLIPNKHLDTPHYKLERLRHDDARLDEPRASWKMAEEAARELESETGYSKRTEEAKPKQEAAVKGITPEKPAPSAPVRPVAAPAPVAVTPASGGFIGWLKNLFGMQPAAPAPVAPATTDKQTRPQRGERTERGERTGERGGDRNRNRRGGAGGRDAAGRGEGATGGRQAQGQQPSQRREEREPREAREGREPREAREPRGNREPREAREGREPRETREPREPREGREGRENRDRENRGNDRAEAVEGAPRAERGERGERPERGERRERGDRAERGERRKPQAEATESLTQSDAQPAEELAQNQTALGENGAPIDQEAVAREGEERRRRRRGRRGGRREREEDVNGNLAADVAEAEGDNASVADEAPVRTAHQPVEHKTEVNEAKNVTPVEVVVAAVATETAVVTELHAATETPALAVEKAAKTETVVPVAQAPATPAAVEPVAETPVAPAAAVPVEAAQAAPAVSETVSLVEPVARFEAPAQAQVETPVVASPVEAQAAPAPVETAAPVAVVEAPAAQPVLHAEIAETQPVVAAVEPTVIEPAPVAVAPQAPRHGAVSAEALKPVLEQAGLVWVNTDADKLRAAQEAAAQTVKPARVVRERKSLPPLDSAPMQQVETGKHPQ, from the coding sequence ATGAAACGAATGTTGTTCAACGCGACGCAGCAGGAAGAACTGCGCGTCGCCATCGTCGATGGGCAAAAACTCATCGATATCGACATCGAAACCGCCGGGCGCGAACAGCGCAAAGGCAATATTTACAAGGGCATCATTACGCGCATCGAGCCGTCGCTCGAAGCCTGTTTCGTCAACTACGGCGAAGACCGCCACGGCTTTCTGCCGTTCAAGGAAGTCGCCCGCCAGTATTTCCGCGACGGCGTCGACATGCGCTCGGCGCGCATCCAGGACGCGCTCCGTGAAGGCCAGGAACTGATCGTTCAGGTCGAAAAGGAAGAGCGCGGCAACAAAGGCGCGGCCCTCACCACCTTCATTTCGCTCGCCGGCCGGTATCTGGTTCTGATGCCGAACAACCCGCGCGGCGGCGGCGTGTCGCGCCGGATCGAAGGCGACGACCGTCAGGAACTGCGCGAAACCATGGCGCAGCTGCAATTGCCGGAAGGCATGAGCATCATCGCGCGCACGGCCGGCATTGGCCGCAGCGCCGAAGAGCTGCAGTGGGACCTGAACTACCTGATGCAACTGTGGCGCGCGATCGAAGCTGCGTCGCAGAGCGGTTCGAACGGTCAGCCGATGCTGATTTATCTCGAATCGAGCCTCGTGATCCGCGCGATTCGCGACTACTTCCAGCCGGATATCGGCGAAATCCTGATCGACACCACTGAAATTCATGACCAGGCACGCGCCTTCATGGATATCGTGATGCCGGACAATGTCAGCAAGGTGAAGCGGTATCACGACGACGTGCCGCTCTTCTCGCGCTTCCAGATCGAACACCAGATCGAAACGGCGTACTCGCGCACGGTGCCGCTGCCCTCGGGCGGCGCGATCGTGATCGACCACACCGAAGCACTGGTCGCGATCGACGTGAACTCGGCCCGCGCCACCAAGGGCGCAGACATCGAGGAAACCGCCGCGCGCACCAACCTCGAAGCCGCCGACGAAGTCGCCCGCCAATTGCGCCTGCGCGATCTGGGCGGCCTGATCGTGATCGACTTCATCGACATGGAATCGGCCAAGAGCCAGCGTGAAGTCGAGCAACGCCTGAAAGACGCGCTGAAGCACGACCGTGCGCGCGTCCAGATGGGCAAGATCTCGCGTTTCGGCCTGATGGAACTGTCGCGCCAGCGTCTGCGCCCGGCCCTGTCCGAAGGCAGCCACGTGACCTGCCCGCGCTGTAACGGCACGGGTCACATCCGCGATACCGAATCGTCCGCGCTGCAAGTGCTGCGGATCATTCAGGAAGAAGCGATGAAGGAAAACACCGCGGCAATTCACTGCCAGGTGCCGGTCGAAGTGACCGCCTTCCTGCTGAACGAAAAGCGCGCTGAAATCAACAAGATCGAGTCGCGCTTCAAGGTCAACGTCGTCCTGATTCCGAACAAGCATCTCGATACGCCGCATTACAAGCTCGAGCGTCTGCGTCACGACGACGCGCGCCTCGACGAACCGCGCGCTTCGTGGAAGATGGCCGAAGAAGCGGCCCGCGAACTCGAATCGGAAACCGGTTACAGCAAGCGCACCGAAGAAGCAAAGCCGAAGCAGGAAGCGGCGGTCAAGGGCATCACGCCTGAAAAGCCGGCGCCGAGCGCACCGGTTCGCCCTGTCGCTGCCCCGGCTCCGGTCGCGGTCACGCCGGCAAGCGGTGGGTTCATCGGCTGGCTGAAGAATCTGTTCGGCATGCAGCCGGCGGCACCGGCGCCTGTCGCGCCGGCTACGACCGACAAGCAGACGCGTCCGCAACGCGGCGAACGCACGGAGCGCGGTGAGCGCACCGGTGAACGCGGTGGCGATCGCAACCGCAATCGCCGTGGCGGCGCAGGCGGCCGCGATGCAGCGGGCCGCGGCGAAGGCGCGACCGGCGGCCGTCAGGCTCAAGGCCAGCAGCCGTCGCAGCGTCGCGAGGAACGCGAACCGCGTGAAGCACGCGAAGGCCGTGAGCCGCGTGAAGCGCGCGAGCCGCGTGGCAACCGTGAACCGCGTGAGGCCCGCGAAGGCCGTGAACCGCGCGAAACCCGCGAGCCACGCGAACCGCGTGAAGGTCGCGAGGGTCGCGAAAACCGTGACCGCGAGAATCGCGGCAACGACCGTGCGGAAGCCGTCGAAGGCGCACCGCGCGCTGAACGTGGCGAGCGCGGCGAACGTCCGGAGCGTGGCGAACGGCGTGAACGTGGTGATCGCGCTGAACGTGGCGAGCGCCGCAAGCCGCAAGCTGAAGCCACCGAGTCTCTGACGCAAAGCGACGCTCAACCGGCGGAAGAACTGGCGCAAAACCAGACCGCCTTGGGCGAAAACGGCGCGCCGATCGATCAGGAAGCCGTGGCGCGTGAAGGTGAAGAGCGTCGTCGTCGCCGTCGCGGCCGTCGCGGTGGTCGTCGTGAGCGTGAAGAGGACGTGAACGGCAACCTCGCAGCGGACGTCGCGGAAGCTGAAGGCGACAACGCCAGCGTTGCCGACGAAGCGCCGGTGCGCACCGCGCATCAACCTGTCGAGCACAAGACGGAAGTCAACGAGGCGAAGAACGTGACGCCGGTAGAGGTGGTGGTCGCCGCTGTCGCGACTGAAACCGCCGTGGTCACCGAACTGCACGCTGCTACCGAAACGCCGGCTCTGGCTGTCGAAAAGGCTGCGAAGACGGAAACGGTCGTCCCGGTAGCGCAGGCGCCGGCGACTCCGGCTGCTGTCGAACCGGTCGCCGAAACGCCGGTAGCGCCCGCCGCTGCCGTGCCGGTCGAAGCAGCGCAAGCCGCGCCGGCCGTCAGCGAGACGGTTTCGCTGGTTGAACCGGTCGCACGCTTTGAAGCACCGGCTCAGGCTCAAGTCGAAACGCCGGTGGTGGCGTCGCCTGTCGAAGCACAAGCCGCGCCGGCTCCCGTCGAAACCGCCGCTCCGGTTGCGGTCGTCGAAGCTCCGGCGGCTCAGCCTGTGTTGCATGCCGAGATCGCCGAAACGCAGCCGGTTGTGGCCGCGGTCGAGCCGACGGTGATCGAGCCCGCGCCTGTCGCAGTTGCACCGCAAGCACCGCGTCATGGCGCCGTGTCGGCGGAAGCCTTGAAGCCGGTGCTGGAACAAGCCGGTCTCGTCTGGGTGAACACCGACGCCGACAAGCTTCGCGCCGCTCAGGAAGCGGCCGCGCAGACGGTCAAGCCGGCTCGCGTGGTGCGCGAGCGTAAATCGTTGCCGCCGCTCGACAGCGCGCCGATGCAACAAGTGGAAACGGGTAAGCACCCGCAGTAA